The Flavobacterium marginilacus genome window below encodes:
- a CDS encoding OmpA family protein, translating to MKRIYILLIVFTIQFAQAQQEDLQRANRLFNKTYYSEAIPLYEKISLKDKSTAVIQNLGDCYYYTGQYDKAQAQYALLFQNGSNELNEDFYFRYAQTLKTRGKYDEANTVLRNYYQTSNNSAAIEKLDKGIKSLSNVTAIGDRFQIVNLALNTENSEFGGVVFNDNLVFAAVKKKPSLFDKTYKWNNEGYLNLVSIPLKNINKKDSIVSYFSKELKSPMHESNAIFTKDGKTMYFTRNNYNNGKIGKNAEKISNIQIFRAELINGEWTNVVSLPFNSPEYSVEHPALSPDEKTLYFASDMPGTLGSFDIFSVSVDGLTYGVPTNLGENINTSKREQFPFVSKDSQLYFSSNGLEGYGALDIFVSDIHNNTYSKASNVGLPVNSGYDDFAYYIDSDTKEGYFSSDRPEGKGKDDIYSIKETKELLIEDCKQYISGIITDIDSHLALENAKVILINSDDQEINKFITAADGKFNFSIACESQYSVFVTKENYTENSKSLTISKDRNKTNDASMEIKSQEIIKKEEELAAQQLKAAELAALEQKRKDDAIALQQQKIIDANAAESKRLAEIAALEQLKKDKLEADKKQKELAEAKKKEKTAAIVAAEKDVVKDKDRLIIKTEPIYFDYNMWYIRKESKKILNRVVELMKKYPEMVVEIGSHTDNRGAAKFNLNLSQNRADATRDYILEQGISKNRIHAKGYGESVPIVKCIPEDSCDEEQHELNRRSEFVIKNL from the coding sequence ATGAAAAGAATATATATACTTTTAATTGTTTTTACGATCCAATTTGCACAAGCCCAGCAGGAGGATCTGCAGAGAGCAAATCGTCTGTTTAACAAAACGTATTACAGCGAAGCCATTCCTTTGTATGAAAAAATTAGTCTTAAAGATAAAAGTACTGCAGTAATTCAAAATCTGGGAGACTGTTATTATTACACTGGCCAATATGATAAAGCTCAGGCACAATATGCTCTTTTATTTCAAAACGGAAGCAACGAACTAAATGAAGACTTTTATTTTAGATATGCACAAACATTAAAAACCAGAGGAAAATACGATGAAGCCAATACTGTTCTAAGAAATTACTATCAGACTTCAAATAATAGTGCTGCAATCGAAAAATTAGACAAAGGAATTAAAAGTTTAAGTAATGTAACCGCAATTGGAGATAGATTTCAAATTGTAAATTTAGCTTTGAACACAGAAAATTCAGAATTTGGCGGAGTTGTTTTTAATGATAATTTAGTATTTGCCGCTGTTAAAAAGAAACCGAGTCTATTCGACAAAACCTATAAATGGAACAATGAAGGCTACCTGAATTTAGTAAGCATTCCATTGAAGAATATAAATAAAAAAGATTCTATTGTATCGTATTTTTCTAAAGAATTAAAATCACCAATGCACGAATCGAATGCCATTTTTACAAAAGACGGTAAAACAATGTATTTTACCCGAAATAATTATAATAACGGAAAAATAGGAAAAAACGCAGAAAAAATATCTAATATTCAAATTTTCAGAGCAGAATTAATTAATGGAGAATGGACAAATGTTGTATCATTACCATTTAACAGTCCGGAATATTCGGTAGAGCATCCTGCTTTAAGTCCTGATGAAAAAACATTATATTTTGCATCTGATATGCCGGGAACATTAGGATCCTTCGATATTTTCAGTGTTTCTGTAGATGGTTTAACATACGGTGTTCCAACTAATTTAGGAGAAAATATAAATACATCAAAAAGAGAACAGTTTCCATTTGTTTCAAAAGACAGCCAGCTGTATTTCTCTTCGAATGGACTGGAAGGTTATGGCGCTTTAGATATTTTTGTATCAGATATTCATAATAATACCTATTCGAAAGCTTCAAATGTCGGGCTGCCTGTAAATTCTGGTTATGATGATTTTGCCTATTATATTGATTCAGATACCAAAGAAGGTTATTTTTCATCTGACAGACCTGAAGGAAAAGGAAAAGATGATATTTATTCCATAAAAGAAACCAAAGAACTGCTTATTGAAGACTGTAAGCAGTATATCAGCGGTATAATAACGGATATTGATTCGCATCTTGCCTTAGAAAATGCAAAAGTTATACTGATAAACAGTGACGATCAGGAAATTAATAAATTTATAACTGCAGCAGATGGAAAATTTAATTTTTCTATAGCATGTGAATCTCAGTATTCTGTATTTGTAACCAAAGAAAATTATACCGAAAATTCAAAGTCATTGACTATTTCTAAAGACAGAAACAAAACTAATGATGCCTCTATGGAAATCAAGTCTCAGGAAATAATCAAAAAAGAAGAAGAACTGGCCGCTCAGCAATTAAAAGCTGCCGAATTAGCGGCACTCGAGCAAAAAAGAAAAGACGATGCTATAGCTTTACAGCAGCAAAAAATAATCGATGCTAATGCTGCAGAATCCAAAAGGCTGGCAGAAATAGCTGCACTTGAACAGTTGAAAAAAGACAAACTAGAAGCAGACAAAAAACAAAAAGAATTAGCTGAAGCTAAGAAAAAAGAAAAAACTGCAGCTATAGTTGCGGCAGAGAAAGATGTTGTTAAAGATAAAGACAGGCTGATCATCAAAACAGAACCTATTTATTTTGATTACAACATGTGGTACATCCGAAAAGAATCCAAAAAAATTCTAAATCGTGTTGTCGAATTAATGAAAAAATACCCTGAAATGGTTGTGGAAATTGGTTCTCATACTGATAATCGCGGCGCGGCGAAATTCAACCTGAATCTTTCTCAAAATAGAGCCGATGCAACAAGGGATTATATTTTGGAACAGGGAATTTCTAAAAATAGAATTCATGCCAAAGGCTACGGTGAATCTGTTCCAATTGTAAAATGTATTCCAGAAGATTCTTGTGATGAAGAACAGCACGAGTTAAACAGGAGAAGTGAATTTGTAATCAAGAATCTATAA
- a CDS encoding ExbD/TolR family protein — protein sequence MEIRRKIRSKKLSTRVDLTAMVSVSFLLIIFFMLVGELSKPKIMDLTLPEKDPIWDGVISCGMGTDDRIITVLLDKNNRIVTYSGILGYSNEAPKEFKYGINGIRKELITKQAAILDYSAKMGRPDRGAIVIIKPTKNCSFKNLVDILDEMAIVKISTYTIVDYYTPEETKLLAMK from the coding sequence ATGGAAATCAGAAGAAAAATTAGAAGTAAAAAATTAAGTACAAGAGTAGATTTAACAGCCATGGTTAGTGTTTCTTTTCTGCTGATTATATTTTTTATGCTTGTCGGTGAATTATCTAAGCCAAAAATTATGGATTTAACTTTGCCTGAAAAAGATCCAATCTGGGATGGAGTTATTAGTTGTGGAATGGGAACTGATGATCGGATAATAACAGTTTTACTTGATAAAAATAATAGAATTGTAACCTATTCAGGAATTTTAGGCTATTCAAATGAAGCTCCTAAAGAGTTTAAATATGGTATCAATGGAATTCGTAAAGAATTAATAACTAAACAGGCTGCAATACTTGATTATTCTGCTAAAATGGGAAGACCAGACAGAGGAGCCATTGTTATTATAAAACCAACAAAAAACTGTAGCTTTAAAAATCTTGTAGATATTTTAGATGAAATGGCGATTGTAAAAATAAGTACCTACACTATTGTAGATTATTATACTCCTGAAGAAACAAAATTACTTGCAATGAAATAA
- the pheT gene encoding phenylalanine--tRNA ligase subunit beta: protein MKISYNWLKQFIKIDWKSEETSALLTDLGLEVEIVEKYQSVKGGLEGIVVGYVLTCVPHPDADRLKITTVDLGDGIPLQIVCGASNVSAGQKVPVATIGTVLYDKEGNPFTIKKGKIRGQESHGMICAEDELGLGEGHDGIMVLDESIPAGTLASTVFKIENDEVFEIGLTPNRADAMSHLGTARDLRAGLIQTGINVELITPAVSNFRVDKRTLKIDVDVKDIQLAPRYCGVTISGLTVKESPEWLKNRLKAIGINPKNNIVDVTNYVLHDLGQPLHAFDAAKINGKILVQTLPAGTKFVTLDDIERTLNEEDLMICDEKGPLCIAGVFGGKKSGVTEVTTSIFLESAYFNPVSIRKSAKRHQLNTDASFRFERGIDPTITEYALKRAALLIQEVAGGEITSDVVDIYQKKIEDFPVFLNFQNVSRIIGQELPKDTIKQILASLEIKVNSVSDAGLGLTIPAYRVDVQREIDVIEEILRVYGYNNIVFSKKLNATVSNSPRNEDYKVQNTVAGQLNSQGFNEMMANSLTTASYVQLSETLKEDYNVTMLNPLSSDLATMRQSMLFSGLEAISYNINRKNSDLKLFEFGKTYHKFLAGYEEIKHLTLFQTGNRNQESWTNAQKPSDFFLFKGYVEAILSRLGIANAKSTAVSSDVFSEGIAFGQGSLSLVEFGVVKKSVLKHFGIKQQVLYADFNWANVLKAMSSKIKYTEIPKYPEVRRDLALLVDQEVTYDTIYTIARQTEKSLLKNINLFDVYEGQNLPEGKKSYALSFTIQDTTKTLEDAQIDKIMNKLQKNFETELGASLR, encoded by the coding sequence ATGAAAATATCTTATAACTGGTTAAAACAGTTCATTAAAATAGATTGGAAATCCGAGGAAACATCAGCATTACTTACTGATTTGGGGCTTGAAGTCGAAATTGTTGAGAAATACCAATCCGTTAAAGGAGGATTAGAAGGTATTGTTGTTGGGTATGTATTAACTTGTGTACCGCACCCAGATGCCGATCGTTTAAAAATTACTACTGTTGATCTTGGAGACGGTATTCCATTACAGATTGTGTGCGGTGCTAGTAATGTCAGTGCTGGACAAAAAGTGCCGGTAGCGACCATTGGAACCGTTTTGTATGATAAAGAAGGAAATCCATTTACTATAAAAAAAGGAAAAATTCGAGGACAGGAAAGCCATGGGATGATTTGTGCCGAAGATGAATTAGGTTTAGGTGAAGGTCATGACGGAATTATGGTATTAGATGAATCAATTCCTGCAGGAACATTAGCTTCTACTGTTTTTAAAATAGAAAATGATGAAGTTTTTGAAATTGGCTTAACGCCAAACCGTGCTGATGCTATGAGTCATTTAGGTACAGCACGTGATTTGAGAGCTGGTTTAATTCAGACAGGAATTAATGTTGAATTGATTACTCCGGCTGTTAGTAATTTTAGAGTGGATAAAAGAACTTTGAAAATAGATGTTGATGTAAAAGATATTCAGCTTGCGCCAAGATATTGCGGTGTTACTATTTCAGGACTTACTGTAAAAGAATCTCCAGAATGGCTTAAAAACAGACTGAAGGCAATTGGAATTAATCCAAAAAATAATATTGTAGACGTAACCAATTATGTATTGCATGATTTAGGACAGCCTCTGCACGCTTTTGATGCGGCTAAGATTAATGGAAAGATTTTGGTGCAGACACTTCCAGCCGGAACTAAGTTCGTTACATTGGATGATATTGAAAGAACTTTAAACGAAGAAGATTTAATGATTTGTGACGAAAAAGGACCTTTGTGTATTGCTGGTGTTTTTGGAGGAAAAAAATCGGGTGTTACGGAGGTAACGACTTCTATTTTCTTGGAAAGTGCTTATTTCAATCCGGTAAGCATCCGTAAATCGGCCAAAAGACATCAATTGAATACTGATGCTTCTTTTAGATTTGAAAGAGGAATTGATCCTACAATTACTGAATATGCTTTAAAAAGAGCTGCTTTATTGATACAAGAAGTTGCTGGAGGAGAAATCACATCTGATGTTGTAGATATTTATCAAAAGAAAATTGAAGATTTTCCTGTGTTTTTGAATTTCCAGAATGTTTCCAGAATTATCGGTCAGGAACTGCCAAAAGATACTATCAAGCAGATTTTGGCTTCTTTGGAAATTAAAGTCAATAGTGTTTCCGATGCTGGTTTGGGATTAACAATTCCTGCTTATCGTGTTGATGTGCAGAGAGAAATTGATGTAATCGAGGAAATTCTGAGAGTTTATGGATATAATAACATTGTATTCTCTAAAAAATTAAACGCTACAGTTTCTAATTCGCCAAGAAATGAGGATTATAAAGTACAAAATACTGTTGCGGGTCAATTGAATTCTCAAGGATTTAATGAAATGATGGCCAATTCCTTGACCACAGCTTCCTATGTGCAGCTTTCAGAGACTTTAAAAGAGGATTATAATGTAACGATGTTAAATCCGTTGAGCAGTGATTTGGCAACAATGCGCCAGTCGATGTTATTCTCTGGTTTGGAAGCTATATCCTACAATATCAATCGTAAGAATTCAGATTTAAAATTATTTGAGTTTGGAAAAACATATCATAAATTCCTTGCTGGATACGAGGAAATTAAGCATCTGACATTGTTTCAGACAGGAAACAGAAACCAAGAAAGTTGGACAAATGCTCAAAAACCGTCTGATTTCTTTTTGTTTAAAGGATATGTTGAAGCCATACTTTCGAGATTAGGAATTGCTAATGCAAAAAGTACGGCTGTTTCTTCAGATGTGTTTTCTGAAGGAATTGCTTTTGGGCAAGGAAGTTTGTCTTTAGTTGAATTTGGAGTTGTAAAGAAATCAGTTTTAAAACATTTTGGAATAAAACAGCAAGTTTTATATGCTGATTTTAATTGGGCAAATGTTTTGAAAGCCATGTCCAGCAAAATTAAATATACTGAAATACCAAAGTATCCTGAAGTACGCAGAGATTTGGCTCTCTTGGTAGATCAAGAAGTAACTTATGACACAATTTATACAATTGCCAGACAAACTGAAAAATCGTTATTGAAAAATATTAATTTATTTGATGTATACGAAGGCCAGAATTTACCTGAAGGCAAAAAATCATATGCATTGAGTTTTACCATTCAAGATACTACCAAAACACTTGAAGATGCTCAGATTGATAAAATTATGAATAAACTGCAGAAAAATTTTGAAACTGAGCTTGGAGCTAGTTTGAGATAA
- a CDS encoding bestrophin family protein, whose protein sequence is MISYNPKVWFAYIFRFHRSDSFRELLPILFLIAGYCGAVVYLEIEYFKLDETSHVKNLFVIHTSLGFVISLLLAYRVNSAYDRWWEGRKLWGALVNNSRNLAIKLSVILKDEKDLAYFRKLIPSYASMLNKHLKDEETSMQLFEHVDLALDHHKHRPNQIAKMLFQKINDLYVTHKISGDQLIILNSEIQSFTDICGACERIKNTPIPYSYSTFIKKFIFLFVLTLPYAYAFTLGYYVIPVVSFIFYVLASIEIISEEIEEPFGYDDNDLPTKKIAENIKKHIEELI, encoded by the coding sequence ATGATATCCTATAATCCCAAAGTTTGGTTCGCTTATATTTTTCGTTTTCATAGATCAGATTCCTTTAGGGAGTTATTGCCAATACTATTTTTAATTGCAGGCTATTGTGGCGCAGTTGTTTATTTGGAGATTGAATATTTCAAACTTGATGAAACCAGCCATGTAAAAAACCTTTTTGTAATACACACCAGTTTAGGATTTGTGATTTCCTTATTATTGGCTTATCGTGTCAATTCGGCTTATGACCGCTGGTGGGAAGGCCGAAAATTATGGGGAGCTTTAGTCAATAACAGCCGAAATTTAGCGATAAAACTTTCAGTGATTCTGAAAGATGAAAAGGATTTGGCTTATTTCAGGAAACTGATTCCAAGTTATGCTTCGATGCTGAATAAGCATTTGAAAGACGAAGAAACGAGTATGCAATTGTTTGAACATGTTGATCTGGCTCTTGATCACCACAAACACAGACCCAATCAAATCGCTAAAATGCTTTTCCAAAAAATAAACGATTTGTATGTTACCCACAAAATTTCGGGTGATCAATTGATTATTCTTAACAGCGAAATTCAGTCGTTTACTGATATTTGCGGTGCTTGCGAGAGAATAAAAAACACCCCAATTCCCTATTCTTACAGTACATTTATCAAGAAATTTATTTTTCTGTTTGTTTTGACCCTGCCTTACGCTTATGCATTTACATTGGGATATTATGTGATTCCTGTGGTTTCTTTTATTTTTTATGTATTGGCAAGTATCGAAATAATTTCTGAAGAAATTGAAGAGCCTTTTGGTTATGATGATAATGACTTACCTACGAAAAAAATTGCAGAGAACATCAAAAAACACATTGAAGAGTTAATTTAG
- a CDS encoding TolC family protein produces the protein MKTKNIVKSLVLFLFCIAKTSAQQVLTLEDAIKIALENNFEIKIAKNNLKINETNFAIGNAGMLPSATASVVDDNSVKNSSQTRQDGTTTSLDNAKNNSLNYGVSLNWTIFDGMRMFARYDQLKELQNLSDAQLKWTIVNKISSVNSVYYDLIQEQQKLSDLDSTIVISQKRLEFTKNRYTIGKNSKLDVLNAQVDLNTDLGNLVKEKQAYANAKTLLNQILARDLKTDFIVSNKINVDRKLQLADLMALAEKQNPELEMQIINKKVAELELKQIKGDRYPTIKLNTGYNFSDSHSSLGFTSQSSAHGLNYGFSASLNLFDGDAQNRNEKIAKMQIDNSKLAIDQQLIQLRSNLAVAYQVYLTNLDLIDLEESNTAIAKQNIEITAEKFRIGTITSVEFRAAQLNFINSRIRLSSAQFQAKLSEITLRELAGNLNF, from the coding sequence ATGAAAACTAAAAATATAGTAAAAAGTCTGGTTTTATTTTTGTTTTGCATTGCAAAAACGAGTGCGCAGCAAGTACTGACTCTTGAAGATGCGATAAAAATTGCTTTAGAAAATAATTTTGAAATTAAAATTGCTAAAAACAATCTGAAAATTAATGAAACCAATTTCGCTATTGGAAACGCCGGGATGCTGCCTAGTGCGACAGCTTCTGTTGTGGACGATAACAGTGTTAAAAATTCTTCTCAAACCCGTCAGGACGGTACTACTACCTCGCTGGATAATGCTAAGAATAATAGTTTGAATTATGGTGTTTCCTTGAATTGGACGATTTTTGACGGAATGCGGATGTTTGCCAGATATGATCAGTTAAAAGAATTGCAAAACCTCAGTGATGCACAGTTAAAGTGGACTATTGTCAACAAAATCAGCAGTGTAAATTCTGTGTATTATGATTTGATTCAGGAACAGCAGAAATTATCCGATTTGGATTCAACTATTGTTATTTCTCAAAAAAGACTTGAATTTACAAAAAACCGATACACTATTGGAAAAAATTCTAAACTTGATGTTTTAAATGCTCAGGTTGATTTAAATACAGACCTTGGAAATCTGGTAAAAGAAAAACAGGCTTATGCTAATGCAAAAACTCTTTTGAATCAGATTTTGGCTCGGGATCTGAAAACAGATTTTATAGTTTCAAATAAAATTAATGTAGACAGAAAATTACAGCTGGCCGATTTAATGGCATTGGCTGAAAAGCAAAATCCTGAATTGGAGATGCAGATAATCAATAAAAAAGTAGCCGAATTAGAATTAAAACAAATCAAAGGAGACCGCTACCCTACTATTAAATTAAATACGGGTTACAATTTCAGTGATTCGCATTCGAGTCTTGGTTTTACCTCTCAATCTTCTGCACACGGTTTGAATTATGGTTTTTCTGCTTCTTTAAATCTGTTTGACGGCGATGCCCAAAACCGAAATGAAAAAATTGCTAAAATGCAGATTGACAATTCAAAACTGGCAATAGATCAGCAGCTGATTCAATTGAGAAGTAATTTGGCTGTCGCATATCAAGTGTATTTGACCAATCTGGATTTAATCGATTTGGAAGAAAGCAATACTGCCATTGCAAAGCAGAATATTGAAATAACTGCCGAAAAATTCCGAATAGGAACTATTACTTCTGTTGAGTTTAGGGCTGCACAATTAAATTTTATTAATTCCAGAATACGTTTGAGCAGTGCCCAGTTTCAGGCAAAATTATCTGAAATAACATTGCGTGAATTAGCAGGAAATCTTAATTTTTAA
- a CDS encoding efflux RND transporter permease subunit, translating to MSLSTTSIRRPVLTIVLNLLIILFGFIGYSFLGVREFPSIDPAQVSIRTNYTGANSDIIESQITEPLEKAVNAIDGIRNITSSSNQGSSNITIEFNLDKDLESAANDVRDKVSQAVRSLPQDIDAPPVVSKADADSESIISMTVQSDTRSSLELSDYAENVISQRLETIPGVSGVQIWGQKRYAMRLWIDPSKLASYGCTVAEVRAALNAQNVELPSGKLTGNNTELTVKTIGNLSNPEEFNNIIIRTDGDKIVRFSDVGNASLGPENIETQLTQSGLPLIGLAIVPMPGANYLDISKEFYKKYTALKKDLPKDIKLNIALDNTIFVKKSVLEVAETLGISILLVIIIIYLFFRDWAIAFRPLIDIPVSLIATFFIMWLFGFSINVLTLLAIVLATGLVVDDGIVVTENIFKKVEEGMSPIEAAIKGSNEIFYAVISISVTLAAVFLPVIFLEGFVGRLFREFGVVIGAAVLISAFVSLTLTPMLNAYLMKGGEQKKSKFYIKTEPFFEKLNSGYAESLKSFMNKKWISFPILIVCFGLIYLFFTILPKETAPYDDRSSVTMRMTTPEGSSYEYTDRFMQEISKLVDDSIPEKKVSLVITAPGFGASATNSGFVRLSLSGPDERKKSQKDIADELSKWTKKYPNAKTSVLQQATIAVNRRGGLPIQYIIQAPNFEKLRQKIPLFMDEVGKSDVFSVTDVNLKFNKPEINVSIDRAKAESLGISIMDIAQTLQLSLSGQRFGYFIKNGKQYQVIGQFDQKDRSKPLDLTSMFVKNNKGELIQMDNVVTIEEQSNPPQLYHNNRYMSATVSAGLAPGKSISDGIDVMNEIKAKVLDDSFTTDLGGESRDFVESSSNTSFAFGLALLLIFLILAAQFESFIDPFIIILTVPMAVAGALFSLWLFNQTWNIFSQIGTVMLIGLVTKNGILIVEFANQLREQGKPKLEAILEASEARLRPILMTSLAIALGALPIAMSLGAASTSRIGMGVVIVGGTIFSLVLTLFVIPAIYLMWSKARKHYPEFDHIEEYERESKS from the coding sequence ATGAGTTTATCAACTACAAGTATAAGAAGACCAGTTTTAACTATAGTACTAAATCTTCTTATTATATTATTCGGTTTTATTGGGTACAGCTTTTTGGGTGTTCGTGAATTTCCATCAATTGATCCGGCACAAGTTTCCATTAGGACAAACTATACCGGAGCTAATTCTGATATCATAGAATCTCAAATTACTGAGCCTCTTGAAAAAGCAGTAAATGCTATTGACGGAATTCGGAATATAACTTCTTCAAGTAATCAGGGAAGCAGTAATATTACAATCGAGTTTAATTTGGATAAAGATCTTGAAAGTGCTGCAAATGACGTTCGTGACAAAGTTTCACAAGCTGTCAGAAGTCTGCCTCAAGACATAGATGCCCCGCCAGTAGTGTCAAAGGCTGATGCAGATAGTGAATCTATTATTTCGATGACGGTTCAAAGTGATACCAGAAGTTCATTAGAACTAAGTGATTATGCCGAAAATGTTATTTCACAGCGTTTAGAAACGATTCCAGGAGTGAGCGGTGTTCAAATTTGGGGGCAAAAACGTTATGCGATGCGTTTATGGATTGATCCTTCAAAATTAGCATCTTACGGCTGTACAGTTGCCGAAGTCCGCGCTGCTTTGAATGCCCAAAATGTTGAATTGCCTTCTGGGAAATTGACAGGAAATAATACTGAGCTTACTGTAAAAACAATTGGTAATTTATCAAACCCCGAGGAATTTAACAATATCATTATTCGTACCGATGGTGATAAAATTGTTCGTTTCAGTGATGTTGGAAATGCTTCATTAGGACCAGAAAATATTGAGACACAGCTTACTCAATCGGGTCTGCCCTTAATTGGTTTAGCCATTGTTCCTATGCCAGGTGCCAATTATTTGGATATTTCCAAAGAGTTTTACAAAAAATATACTGCTTTAAAAAAGGATTTACCCAAAGATATCAAACTTAATATTGCTTTGGATAATACTATTTTCGTAAAAAAGTCGGTACTTGAAGTGGCAGAAACTTTAGGTATTTCAATTCTTTTAGTAATCATTATTATTTATTTATTTTTTAGAGACTGGGCAATTGCATTCAGGCCTTTAATAGATATTCCGGTTTCGTTAATTGCTACTTTTTTCATTATGTGGCTTTTTGGATTTTCGATAAATGTATTAACGCTTTTGGCTATTGTTCTGGCAACTGGTTTGGTTGTTGATGATGGTATCGTTGTTACCGAAAATATTTTCAAAAAAGTTGAAGAAGGAATGTCGCCAATTGAAGCCGCTATCAAAGGCTCAAATGAAATTTTTTATGCTGTAATTTCGATTTCGGTGACTTTAGCTGCGGTATTTTTACCTGTAATCTTTTTAGAAGGTTTTGTCGGCCGTCTCTTTCGGGAGTTTGGTGTGGTAATTGGAGCGGCAGTATTAATTTCGGCTTTTGTGTCTTTGACTTTAACACCAATGCTGAATGCCTATCTGATGAAAGGCGGTGAACAGAAAAAATCAAAATTTTATATTAAAACGGAGCCGTTTTTTGAAAAGCTAAATAGTGGTTATGCTGAATCTTTAAAAAGTTTCATGAATAAAAAATGGATTAGTTTCCCAATTCTGATTGTTTGTTTTGGGCTGATTTATTTGTTTTTTACCATTCTTCCAAAAGAAACCGCACCTTATGACGATCGCAGTTCGGTAACAATGCGTATGACGACTCCTGAAGGTTCTTCTTATGAATATACGGATCGCTTCATGCAGGAAATATCAAAATTAGTTGATGATTCGATTCCGGAGAAAAAAGTAAGTTTGGTCATAACTGCTCCTGGATTTGGTGCTTCTGCAACGAATAGCGGTTTTGTGAGGCTTTCATTATCAGGACCTGACGAAAGAAAAAAATCTCAAAAAGATATTGCTGATGAACTGTCAAAATGGACAAAAAAATATCCCAATGCAAAAACCTCAGTCCTTCAGCAGGCTACAATTGCGGTAAACAGACGTGGCGGCTTGCCTATTCAGTATATTATTCAAGCTCCAAATTTTGAGAAACTTCGCCAAAAAATTCCATTGTTTATGGACGAAGTTGGCAAAAGTGATGTGTTTTCTGTTACCGATGTAAATTTAAAATTTAATAAACCTGAAATAAATGTAAGTATTGACCGTGCAAAAGCAGAAAGTCTTGGGATTTCTATTATGGATATTGCTCAGACACTGCAGCTTTCGTTAAGCGGTCAGCGTTTTGGTTATTTTATTAAAAACGGAAAACAATACCAAGTCATAGGACAATTTGATCAAAAAGACCGTTCAAAACCATTGGATTTAACGTCAATGTTTGTAAAAAATAACAAAGGCGAACTGATTCAGATGGACAATGTCGTTACTATTGAAGAACAGAGCAATCCTCCGCAGCTGTATCATAATAATAGGTACATGTCGGCAACGGTTTCAGCTGGTTTGGCTCCAGGAAAAAGTATAAGTGACGGAATTGATGTGATGAACGAAATTAAAGCCAAAGTGCTTGACGATTCATTTACCACAGATTTAGGCGGAGAATCACGTGACTTTGTTGAGAGCAGTTCGAATACTTCTTTCGCTTTTGGACTTGCATTATTATTGATTTTCTTGATTCTTGCAGCACAATTTGAAAGTTTTATAGATCCGTTCATTATTATTTTGACTGTACCAATGGCGGTTGCAGGAGCTTTATTTTCTCTTTGGCTGTTCAATCAGACTTGGAATATTTTCAGTCAGATTGGAACGGTAATGCTTATTGGACTGGTAACCAAAAATGGAATTTTGATAGTCGAGTTTGCTAATCAGTTACGAGAACAGGGAAAACCAAAATTAGAAGCCATTTTAGAAGCTTCGGAAGCACGTCTGCGTCCCATTTTAATGACTAGCTTAGCTATTGCTTTAGGAGCATTACCAATTGCAATGTCATTAGGAGCAGCTTCTACTAGCAGAATTGGAATGGGAGTTGTCATTGTGGGTGGAACCATTTTCTCTTTGGTATTGACTCTTTTTGTAATTCCTGCAATTTATCTGATGTGGTCCAAGGCCAGAAAACATTACCCAGAATTTGATCATATCGAAGAATATGAAAGAGAAAGCAAATCGTAG